One window from the genome of Cucumis melo cultivar AY chromosome 10, USDA_Cmelo_AY_1.0, whole genome shotgun sequence encodes:
- the LOC103488929 gene encoding E3 ubiquitin-protein ligase AIRP2, which translates to MNSTIHHLHLHLHLLHHHHISAETCSFLYESLFLTPKAEQRGGKGFFQSMYYQLEKFSHQDSLEVLEADIQYANSLAAAIPMAKGGVYLQMKLVYNHLAPIVLFLLQWMDCSCTCLLPRYLNLFHILVYKVYPEGKQKQNISRHGRKATIRDFYAIILPSLQRIHGSLDKLDDCKEGHHWIEMSSKKRGDKDGRLKNIDMKREDECGICLEPCTKMVLPNCCHSMCIKCYRNWNTRSESCPFCRGSLKRVNSEDLWVLTCSDDVVDTETVSKEDMLQFHRYINSLPKDYPDALFIVYSEYLI; encoded by the exons ATGAACTCTACcattcatcatcttcatcttcatcttcatcttcttcatcatcatcatattTCAGCTGAAACTTGTTCTTTCTTATATGAAAGTCTTTTCCTGACCCCAAAGGCTGAGCAAAG AGGAGGGAAGGGATTCTTTCAGAGTATGTATTATCAGCTCGAGAAATTCTCTCATCAGGATTCTCTGGAAGTCTTGGAAGCGGATATTCAGTATGCTAATTCTTT GGCTGCTGCAATCCCCATGGCAAAAGGGGGTGTCTACCTTCAAATGAAGTTGGTTTATAATCACTTGGCTCCCATTGTTCTGTTTTTGCTACAATGGATGGATTGTTCTTGCACTTGCTTGCTTCCAAGATATTTGAACCTCTTCCACATACTTGTGTACAAG GTATATCCGGAGgggaaacaaaaacaaaatatatcaaggCATGGAAGGAAGGCAACTATTAGGGATTTCTATG CTATAATATTGCCTTCGCTTCAGCGAATCCATGGTAGCTTGGATAAGTTGGACGATTGCAAGGAAGGGCATCACTGGATTGAGATGTCTAGCAAGAAGAGAGGTGATAAAGATGGTAGACTCAAGAACATCGATATGAAGCGAGAAGACGAGTGTGGTATTTGCTTGGAGCCCTGTACAAAGATGGTTTTGCCGAATTGCTGTCATTCAATGTGCATCAAATGCTATCGTAATTG GAACACAAGGTCAGAATCATGTCCATTTTGTCGTGGCAGCTTGAAGAGGGTCAACTCAGAGGACTTATGGGTGCTCACGTGCAGCGATGATGTGGTTGATACTGAAACCGTCTCCAAGGAGGACATGTTGCAGTTTCATCGCTACATAAACAGCCTTCCAAAAGACTATCCAGATGCCCTCTTCATAGTATATTCCGAATATCTAATTTAG